The Lycium ferocissimum isolate CSIRO_LF1 chromosome 10, AGI_CSIRO_Lferr_CH_V1, whole genome shotgun sequence genome window below encodes:
- the LOC132033720 gene encoding uncharacterized protein LOC132033720, with amino-acid sequence MAYQHYRSPFGDTTYTKVFVGGLAWETPTDIMQRYFEQFGEILEAVIITDKNTGKSKGYGFVTYRDPDSARRACENPNPVIDGRRANCNIASLGRPRPSPPRGRGQGGNPYQGGGIPQGPSSSSSYSGVAAATPLPLAPPPATPMIYSPYGYATYPPDYYHQGMYNPGTYQQAAAAQYYQQMYGSSSPSPYYYGYSMQGSRGTFPAQRFQGPATASYLYYPTTTTHHLPADAAAAAAFTPPPPPLLQHPPPSAATRLHFPSPTTESQIPQQTSAETTEVGPVTTESPNT; translated from the exons ATGGCTTATCAACATTATCGATCACCCTTTGGGGACACAACTTACACAAAAGTCTTCGTTGGCGGACTGGCTTGGGAGACCCCTACGGATATAATGCAGAGGTATTTCGAGCAATTCGGAGAGATTCTTGAAGCTGTCATCATCACAGACAAGAACACCGGAAAATCTAAAGGATATGGTTTC GTAACTTATCGTGATCCGGATTCTGCAAGGCGGGCTTGTGAAAACCCGAATCCAGTAATTGATGGAAGAAGAGCTAACTGTAACATCGCTTCTCTTGGACGGCCTCGTCCTTCACCACCTCGAG gtAGGGGACAAGGAGGGAATCCTTACCAAGGTGGAGGAATACCACAAggaccatcatcatcatcatcttataGTGGGGTGGCAGCAGCAACACCATTGCCACTAGCTCCACCACCTGCAACTCCTATGATATATTCACCATATGG GTATGCAACCTATCCTCCTGATTATTACCATCAA GGAATGTACAACCCAGGGACGTACCAGCAAGCAGCAGCAGCACAGTATTATCAACAAATGTATGGCAGTTCCTCACCATCTCCATATTACTATGGATATTCCATGCAAGGATCAAGGGGAACATTTCCTGCACAACGCTTTCAAGGACCAGCTACTGCTTCTTATCTTTATTATCCAACTACTACTACTCATCACTTGCCCGCCgatgctgctgctgctgctgctttTACTCCGCCTCCTCCGCCTCTACTCCAACACCCTCCTCCTTCGGCTGCCAcaaggcttcactttccttctccCACTACTG AATCACAAATTCCACAGCAGACCTCGGCAGAAACAACAGAAGTTGGGCCTGTGACTACAGAGAGTCCAAATACATAA